In Terriglobus sp. TAA 43, a single window of DNA contains:
- a CDS encoding TrbI/VirB10 family protein — translation MKMPIALAFAAVLAGNAFAQQSGVSNPPENVQDIPQVAQPAPAAAVAPAETTPQAKPSAAETYGEYKPYGGAPVLRARTPQPDPDAGIVTEVPRHPNELPAGTSLHVTLDTAIDTASTQPNTPFRGELTENIQNDGRIVIPQGSIVEGRVTQVRGGKRIRGTALIHLQMDTVVLPDGTRLPLHAQVVDSDQFANTRIDDEGNILRKDHAGGTLAAMSLATGGAAAAGGVIAGPAGALIGAGVGAGLGTAVWLKQDRQAHLPEGTQVVLSLTEPLDLSRMNFAAAPTQPAPSAPIAAAASESPVATSGVSEKAFVPTN, via the coding sequence ATGAAGATGCCCATCGCCCTTGCTTTTGCCGCAGTGCTTGCGGGCAATGCGTTTGCACAGCAGTCTGGCGTGTCCAACCCGCCAGAGAACGTGCAGGACATTCCTCAGGTTGCGCAGCCGGCTCCTGCTGCCGCGGTCGCACCAGCAGAAACCACGCCTCAGGCCAAGCCGTCCGCTGCCGAAACTTATGGTGAGTACAAGCCCTATGGCGGCGCACCTGTGCTGCGTGCGCGTACGCCACAGCCGGATCCCGATGCTGGCATTGTGACCGAAGTGCCACGCCATCCGAACGAACTTCCCGCTGGGACCTCGCTTCACGTCACGCTGGACACCGCGATCGATACCGCGTCCACCCAGCCCAACACTCCTTTCCGCGGCGAACTGACCGAGAACATCCAGAACGACGGTCGCATCGTCATTCCGCAGGGTTCCATCGTGGAAGGCCGTGTCACCCAGGTGCGCGGCGGCAAGCGCATCCGCGGCACAGCCCTGATTCATCTTCAGATGGACACTGTCGTCCTACCGGATGGCACCCGTCTTCCCCTGCACGCGCAGGTCGTCGACTCTGATCAGTTTGCGAACACGCGAATTGATGACGAAGGCAACATCCTCCGCAAGGATCACGCTGGCGGAACGCTGGCTGCCATGTCACTCGCCACTGGTGGCGCAGCCGCAGCAGGTGGCGTAATTGCTGGTCCTGCAGGCGCTTTGATTGGCGCAGGTGTGGGTGCAGGTCTTGGTACAGCGGTATGGCTGAAGCAGGATCGCCAGGCACATCTGCCGGAAGGCACTCAGGTGGTTCTCAGTTTGACAGAGCCCCTGGACCTGAGCCGCATGAACTTCGCGGCTGCTCCGACGCAGCCCGCACCGTCGGCGCCCATCGCGGCAGCGGCATCCGAATCACCCGTGGCAACATCCGGAGTGTCAGAAAAGGCTTTCGTCCCAACGAACTGA
- the eno gene encoding phosphopyruvate hydratase translates to MTEIIAIKAREILDSRGNPTVEADVILSGGAIGRAAVPSGASTGEHEAVELRDGDKEVYLGKGVMQAVENVESSIAPELSGIDATNQRLIDATMLQLDGTPNKGNLGANAILAVSMATARAAANALKLPLYRYLGGVNACLLPTPMMNIINGGAHADNNVDFQEFMIMPVGAESFSDALRWGTEVFHTLKSVLKKKGYNTAVGDEGGFAPSLKSNVEAIDVILEAIQIAGFEAGEDVVLALDPASSEFYNKEAGKYIFKKSDKSEKTSAEMAAFWADWVRQYPIVSIEDGLAEDDWDGWKILTDEIGDRCQLVGDDLFVTNTKRLREGIEKGVGNSILIKVNQIGTITETLESIELARRYGYTSIISHRSGETEDTFIADLAVGTGAGQIKTGSLSRTDRIAKYNQLLRIEEELGQGAEFLGIETINCE, encoded by the coding sequence ATGACTGAAATCATTGCAATTAAGGCGCGGGAGATTCTGGACAGCCGCGGCAATCCGACCGTAGAAGCCGACGTGATCCTGTCCGGCGGAGCCATTGGCCGCGCTGCGGTTCCCAGTGGCGCCAGCACTGGCGAGCACGAGGCCGTGGAGCTTCGCGACGGCGACAAGGAAGTCTATTTGGGCAAGGGTGTGATGCAGGCAGTGGAGAACGTCGAGAGCTCCATTGCTCCTGAACTATCCGGCATTGACGCAACAAATCAGCGCCTGATTGACGCCACCATGCTGCAGTTGGATGGCACACCAAACAAGGGCAACCTGGGCGCTAATGCGATTTTGGCTGTTTCTATGGCGACCGCCCGCGCTGCAGCAAATGCTCTGAAGCTGCCGCTGTATCGCTATCTTGGCGGCGTAAATGCCTGCCTGCTGCCCACGCCGATGATGAACATCATCAATGGTGGAGCACATGCCGACAACAACGTGGACTTCCAGGAGTTCATGATTATGCCGGTGGGCGCGGAGAGCTTCTCTGATGCGCTGCGCTGGGGCACCGAGGTGTTTCATACGCTGAAAAGCGTGCTGAAGAAGAAGGGCTACAACACCGCAGTGGGCGATGAGGGCGGATTTGCGCCGTCGCTGAAGTCCAACGTGGAAGCAATTGACGTGATCCTGGAAGCAATCCAGATTGCGGGCTTTGAGGCTGGCGAAGATGTCGTCCTGGCTCTCGACCCTGCTTCGAGCGAGTTCTACAACAAGGAAGCGGGCAAGTACATCTTCAAGAAGTCCGACAAGAGTGAGAAGACGTCGGCTGAGATGGCTGCGTTCTGGGCTGACTGGGTTCGCCAGTATCCCATCGTTTCGATTGAAGACGGTCTTGCTGAAGATGACTGGGATGGCTGGAAGATTCTCACCGACGAGATTGGCGACCGCTGCCAGCTTGTGGGTGATGACCTATTCGTGACCAACACGAAGCGTCTGCGTGAGGGCATTGAGAAGGGCGTGGGCAACTCAATCCTGATCAAGGTGAACCAGATCGGCACGATCACGGAAACGCTGGAATCCATCGAACTGGCGCGTCGTTATGGCTACACGTCGATCATCTCGCACCGTTCGGGCGAGACGGAAGATACGTTTATTGCTGACCTTGCAGTTGGTACGGGTGCGGGTCAGATCAAGACCGGCTCGCTGTCGCGTACGGATCGCATCGCCAAGTACAACCAGCTTCTTCGCATTGAAGAAGAGCTGGGCCAGGGCGCTGAGTTCCTCGGCATTGAAACCATCAACTGCGAGTAG
- the gpmI gene encoding 2,3-bisphosphoglycerate-independent phosphoglycerate mutase, which produces MSRRKPLVLTILDGWGVRAEKHGNAIAMARKPTYDTLLREYPNTIIRASDHYVGLPDGQMGNSEVGHLNLGAGRVVRMDIVRIDSLIESGEFFELPLLVNEIKAAMERGRSVHFLGLLSDGGVHSHQRHLYALLKLCAKLGAKDVFVHAFLDGRDTMPTSGAGYVDALQQQIREIGVGKLASCSGRYYAMDRDLKWDREAKAFDAMVKGNAEAGTATDAATKIRENYNNGVTDEFTIPFVCVDGAGKPVGTVGDEDLCICFNYRSDRVRQITRVLARNVEGGLTKSNALDLPKADELDLEIPRVSTPKNIRYITMTQYDPKFTLPMVILPESMDNLLANVMANNELRNLRVAETEKYAHVTYFFNGGIEKPFAGEEREVVQSQKVATYDLAPEMSARGICDVVLKAIDDTAFDVVVVNFANADMVGHSGKMEPTIKGVETVDACLSEIYASLKRNGGSWLITADHGNAEMLIDPVTGGPHTAHTTNPVPLIAVTEAGKSFSLREGGSLRDLSPTMLAMLGLDLPKEMTGGDLRVFPKL; this is translated from the coding sequence ATGTCCCGCCGCAAACCACTTGTACTGACCATTCTTGACGGTTGGGGCGTTCGCGCCGAAAAGCACGGCAACGCAATTGCAATGGCGCGCAAGCCGACGTATGACACGTTGCTGCGTGAGTATCCAAACACTATCATCCGTGCCAGCGATCACTATGTTGGTCTGCCGGATGGGCAGATGGGCAACAGCGAAGTGGGCCACTTGAACCTGGGCGCTGGGCGCGTAGTCCGCATGGATATTGTGCGTATCGATTCTCTGATTGAGTCGGGTGAGTTCTTTGAACTGCCATTGCTGGTGAATGAGATTAAAGCGGCGATGGAGCGTGGCCGCAGTGTTCACTTCCTTGGATTGTTGAGCGATGGTGGTGTGCATTCGCATCAGCGTCATCTGTATGCGTTGCTGAAACTGTGCGCGAAGCTTGGTGCGAAGGATGTATTCGTCCACGCATTCCTCGATGGTCGCGACACTATGCCGACTTCTGGCGCAGGTTATGTCGATGCGTTGCAGCAGCAGATTCGCGAGATTGGTGTCGGCAAACTGGCATCGTGCAGCGGCCGTTACTACGCGATGGATCGTGATCTGAAGTGGGATCGCGAAGCCAAGGCATTCGACGCCATGGTGAAGGGTAATGCTGAAGCTGGCACGGCGACCGATGCCGCTACGAAGATTCGCGAGAACTACAACAACGGTGTGACCGATGAGTTCACGATTCCGTTTGTTTGCGTGGATGGCGCAGGTAAGCCTGTCGGCACGGTTGGCGATGAGGATCTTTGTATCTGCTTCAACTATCGCAGCGACCGCGTGCGTCAGATTACGCGAGTGTTGGCCCGCAATGTTGAGGGTGGTCTGACGAAGTCGAATGCGCTTGATCTGCCCAAGGCCGATGAGCTTGACCTGGAGATTCCGCGCGTATCCACGCCGAAGAACATTCGTTACATCACCATGACGCAGTACGATCCGAAGTTCACGCTGCCGATGGTTATCCTGCCGGAGAGTATGGATAATCTGCTGGCTAATGTGATGGCGAACAACGAGCTTCGCAATCTGCGCGTGGCTGAAACGGAGAAGTACGCGCATGTGACGTACTTCTTCAACGGTGGCATTGAAAAGCCGTTCGCGGGTGAAGAGCGTGAGGTAGTGCAGTCGCAGAAGGTGGCGACGTATGATCTGGCTCCGGAGATGAGCGCGCGTGGCATCTGCGACGTTGTCTTGAAGGCGATTGATGATACTGCGTTTGATGTCGTCGTCGTCAACTTCGCCAACGCGGACATGGTGGGCCACAGCGGCAAGATGGAACCAACCATCAAAGGTGTCGAGACCGTGGATGCGTGTCTCAGTGAAATCTATGCGTCGTTAAAACGCAACGGTGGTTCGTGGCTCATCACAGCAGATCACGGCAATGCGGAGATGCTGATTGACCCGGTGACCGGCGGGCCACATACGGCGCACACAACGAATCCGGTGCCGCTGATTGCAGTTACAGAAGCAGGGAAGTCGTTCTCGTTGCGCGAAGGCGGCTCACTCCGCGACCTGTCTCCGACGATGTTGGCGATGCTTGGTCTCGATCTGCCAAAAGAAATGACGGGTGGCGATTTGCGAGTGTTTCCGAAACTGTAA
- the ftcD gene encoding glutamate formimidoyltransferase — MSEKQYEAAPPSTIEPIVECVPNFSEGRDERIVREIVQSMKVFGVSLLDWSMDATHNRSVVTIAGSPEAVAESVIRGVGRAAQLIDLTKQTGVHPRIGAADVVPFVPVAHYTLGQCAALAHHAGLEIWRRFGVPVYFYEAAAMRPDRMRLEEVRRGQFEGIRDAVRRDSSRHPDVGLGELHPSAGAVAVGARHFLIAYNIFLDSTDLHAARAIAKEVRASNGGMVGVKAMGVLVDGRAQVSMNITDFHASPVERVHAAVCRVAARMGIGTAEGELIGLIPEAACAPIIARETLPEWLRQTNEFHPDEKVLERKLSRPLAWPEPVSAAHV, encoded by the coding sequence ATGTCAGAAAAGCAGTACGAAGCAGCCCCCCCATCGACGATTGAACCGATCGTCGAGTGCGTTCCGAACTTTTCCGAGGGACGTGACGAGCGCATTGTGCGCGAGATTGTGCAGTCTATGAAAGTCTTTGGAGTCAGCCTTCTGGACTGGTCCATGGACGCAACGCACAACCGCAGCGTCGTTACCATTGCCGGGTCACCCGAAGCCGTTGCGGAGTCGGTCATTCGTGGCGTCGGACGCGCAGCCCAGCTCATTGACCTGACCAAACAGACAGGCGTGCATCCCCGCATCGGCGCCGCGGACGTCGTCCCCTTCGTCCCGGTTGCGCACTATACCCTTGGTCAATGCGCAGCTCTCGCGCATCATGCCGGCCTTGAAATCTGGCGACGCTTTGGCGTTCCTGTCTACTTTTACGAGGCAGCCGCCATGCGGCCCGACCGCATGCGTTTGGAAGAAGTTCGCCGGGGGCAGTTTGAAGGCATTCGCGATGCCGTTCGCCGCGATTCCTCGCGTCATCCTGACGTGGGGCTGGGCGAACTCCATCCATCTGCGGGAGCCGTCGCCGTGGGAGCACGCCACTTCCTGATCGCGTACAACATCTTTCTGGACAGTACAGATCTACATGCCGCACGTGCCATTGCGAAGGAAGTGCGCGCCTCCAATGGCGGCATGGTGGGCGTGAAGGCCATGGGAGTGCTCGTGGATGGCCGAGCGCAGGTTTCCATGAATATTACGGACTTCCACGCGTCGCCTGTGGAGCGGGTTCACGCTGCGGTATGCCGTGTTGCTGCGCGCATGGGAATCGGTACAGCAGAGGGTGAACTGATCGGCCTAATCCCGGAGGCGGCATGTGCCCCCATCATTGCCCGCGAAACGCTACCCGAGTGGCTGCGTCAAACCAATGAGTTCCACCCGGACGAAAAAGTACTGGAACGGAAGCTGTCCCGCCCACTTGCGTGGCCTGAACCGGTTTCCGCAGCGCACGTCTAA
- a CDS encoding acyloxyacyl hydrolase, with protein sequence MSQVKRLVLAAVVGLFPLASFGQMTANESPVSAAAKHTSWEMGVLFQGGKGITDQRDDFQFFMAGGHLGKVLTPEYGGGIFKGNFEYAVEVFPYWQSNTPTFQRYSCTGTPNPNVFNCVGPYTVGGTFHGVSVTPIILRWNFTHGRRIMPWAQAAGGVLWTNHKYPAYGQGEVNLQNMGPNSDASVWNFTPQGGVGLHYFLQPNRSLDFGANAVHISSASLGDRNPGVNASVQFSIGYTWWK encoded by the coding sequence ATGTCCCAGGTAAAGCGTTTGGTTCTTGCAGCGGTAGTGGGACTATTCCCTCTTGCGTCCTTCGGTCAAATGACGGCCAATGAATCCCCCGTCAGCGCAGCGGCGAAGCATACGTCGTGGGAGATGGGTGTCCTGTTTCAGGGAGGTAAGGGCATCACCGACCAGCGCGACGACTTCCAGTTCTTCATGGCGGGAGGCCATCTGGGCAAGGTACTCACGCCTGAGTACGGCGGTGGCATCTTCAAGGGAAACTTTGAATACGCCGTAGAGGTGTTTCCTTACTGGCAATCGAACACGCCTACTTTCCAGCGCTATTCCTGCACGGGCACGCCTAACCCCAACGTCTTCAATTGTGTAGGCCCGTACACTGTAGGTGGAACTTTCCACGGTGTCTCCGTCACACCAATCATCCTGCGGTGGAACTTTACCCACGGCCGCAGGATCATGCCCTGGGCCCAAGCGGCAGGTGGCGTTCTCTGGACGAATCACAAGTATCCGGCGTATGGTCAGGGCGAAGTAAATCTGCAGAACATGGGACCGAACTCCGACGCAAGTGTCTGGAATTTCACCCCTCAGGGTGGCGTTGGTCTTCACTATTTTCTGCAGCCCAATCGTTCGTTGGATTTCGGGGCGAACGCGGTCCATATTTCGTCGGCCTCTTTGGGCGACCGCAACCCTGGTGTGAATGCCAGTGTGCAATTTTCCATCGGTTACACATGGTGGAAATAG
- a CDS encoding YebC/PmpR family DNA-binding transcriptional regulator: MSGHSKWATIKHKKGAADAKRGKVFTRLIKEITVAAKQGGGDPDGNPRLRTAILAAKAENMPADNIKRATQRGTGEIEGLTYEEITFEGYGPGGVAVIVDVLTDNRNRAVSEIRHAFSKNGGNLGETGSVGYMFSKKGIIVIAKAGADEEKLTEVVLEAGADDLNDEGENWEIYTTPKDYIAVKEAVEKAGFKPEHAEVTMIPSTYQKLEGSQANAMLRLLEVLEDLDDSQNVYSNFDMDEAAVTA; this comes from the coding sequence ATGTCAGGCCACTCAAAATGGGCAACCATCAAGCATAAGAAGGGCGCAGCCGACGCCAAGCGTGGCAAGGTCTTCACCCGTCTGATCAAAGAAATCACTGTTGCAGCGAAGCAGGGCGGCGGCGATCCCGATGGCAATCCGCGTCTGCGCACGGCCATTCTGGCAGCCAAGGCCGAGAACATGCCGGCCGACAACATCAAGCGCGCCACCCAGCGCGGCACGGGCGAAATTGAAGGCCTCACCTACGAGGAAATCACCTTCGAGGGCTACGGCCCCGGCGGCGTTGCGGTCATCGTGGACGTGCTCACCGACAACCGCAACCGCGCTGTCAGTGAAATCCGTCATGCCTTCAGCAAGAACGGCGGCAACCTGGGCGAAACCGGCTCGGTCGGCTATATGTTCTCCAAGAAAGGCATCATCGTCATCGCCAAGGCTGGTGCTGACGAAGAGAAGTTGACCGAAGTGGTTTTGGAAGCTGGCGCAGACGACCTGAACGACGAAGGCGAAAACTGGGAGATTTACACCACGCCCAAGGACTACATCGCCGTGAAGGAAGCTGTCGAAAAGGCTGGTTTCAAGCCGGAACACGCTGAAGTCACCATGATCCCCAGCACCTACCAGAAGCTTGAAGGTTCGCAGGCAAATGCGATGCTGCGTCTGCTGGAAGTGCTGGAAGATCTGGACGATTCTCAGAACGTCTACAGCAACTTCGACATGGATGAAGCCGCGGTCACCGCGTAA
- a CDS encoding VOC family protein: protein MSEAIHSGVRIGHVHLKVADLDRALWFYHEVLGFEVIQRFGNSAAFVSAGGYHHHIGLNTWESEGGQPPAAGTTGLYHLAILYPTRAELGKALQRLLNAGVPIHGASDHDVSEAIYLADPDSNGVELYWDRPQGEWPLDAQGNIRMITRPLDLRPILAAAEEASVDTSLQVH from the coding sequence ATGAGCGAAGCAATACATTCTGGCGTGCGCATTGGCCATGTTCACCTGAAAGTGGCGGATCTGGATCGCGCCCTGTGGTTCTATCACGAGGTCCTAGGCTTCGAGGTCATTCAACGTTTCGGCAATAGTGCTGCATTCGTGTCTGCAGGTGGATATCACCATCACATAGGCCTGAACACGTGGGAAAGCGAAGGCGGACAGCCCCCTGCTGCAGGTACAACCGGCCTGTATCACCTTGCCATCCTGTATCCCACACGTGCGGAGCTGGGCAAGGCGCTACAGCGTTTGCTGAACGCAGGTGTTCCTATTCACGGGGCATCGGACCACGATGTCAGCGAAGCGATCTATCTCGCAGACCCGGACAGCAACGGCGTGGAACTCTACTGGGATCGCCCGCAAGGAGAATGGCCGCTGGATGCCCAGGGCAACATTCGCATGATCACGCGCCCGCTCGATCTGCGCCCCATTCTGGCTGCTGCGGAGGAAGCTTCCGTGGATACATCTCTACAGGTGCATTAG
- the lysA gene encoding diaminopimelate decarboxylase: MDQGRPFAYSGHRLVCDGVDIAGLADTFGTPLYVYSAKQISERAGLFQSAFAGTPHTVCYAVKANSSLAILKMLAAQGCGFDIVSGGELQRVLKAGGPEVASRVVFSGVGKTSEEMDAALHANILQFNVESEPELELLASRAAALGKKARIALRVNPDVSAETHPYISTGLSAHKFGIGIQLARAVYARAAQFPSIDATGVSVHIGSQIRQVEPFAEALEKTLNLVRELRADGHNIRNVDAGGGLGIEYGDKSFDAAQQVQKYAAALQSALGNMDVHLLLEPGRFLVGQAGALLTRVLYRKANGDKKFTIVDAAMNDLIRPALYQAHHEIVPVVLNENAATEEADIVGPVCESGDFFARSRALLQTEQGDLIAILDAGAYGLSLSSNYNTRVRPAEVLIEDGKARLIRRREIYEELFAPEIF, encoded by the coding sequence ATGGATCAGGGAAGACCGTTTGCCTACTCCGGGCACAGGCTCGTATGTGATGGCGTTGATATAGCAGGGTTGGCCGACACGTTTGGCACGCCGTTGTATGTGTATTCCGCAAAACAGATCTCCGAACGCGCCGGGCTGTTTCAAAGCGCCTTCGCTGGTACACCGCACACCGTGTGCTATGCAGTAAAGGCGAACTCCTCACTCGCGATTCTCAAAATGCTAGCAGCGCAAGGTTGCGGTTTTGACATAGTCAGCGGTGGCGAACTTCAACGTGTGCTTAAAGCGGGCGGACCGGAAGTCGCGTCGCGTGTCGTGTTCTCTGGCGTCGGCAAGACCTCGGAAGAGATGGACGCAGCTCTCCACGCGAACATCCTGCAGTTCAACGTGGAAAGCGAACCGGAGTTGGAACTGCTGGCCTCGCGCGCCGCAGCGCTCGGCAAGAAAGCTCGCATTGCTCTGCGCGTGAATCCCGATGTTTCTGCAGAGACGCATCCCTACATCTCCACCGGCCTCAGCGCACACAAGTTCGGTATCGGAATTCAACTGGCGCGCGCCGTTTACGCTCGTGCAGCGCAGTTCCCTTCGATTGATGCCACAGGCGTGAGCGTCCACATAGGTTCTCAGATCCGGCAGGTGGAACCCTTCGCTGAGGCGCTTGAGAAGACACTGAATCTCGTACGTGAACTGCGTGCAGACGGCCACAATATCCGCAATGTTGATGCGGGTGGCGGCCTTGGCATTGAGTATGGCGATAAGAGCTTCGACGCAGCCCAGCAGGTGCAGAAGTACGCCGCAGCTCTACAGTCCGCGCTGGGCAATATGGATGTCCATTTGTTGCTGGAGCCCGGCCGCTTTCTCGTCGGTCAGGCAGGCGCACTACTGACGCGTGTGCTGTATCGCAAGGCCAATGGCGATAAAAAATTCACCATCGTCGACGCTGCGATGAACGACCTGATCCGTCCGGCGCTTTATCAGGCGCACCACGAGATTGTCCCAGTGGTTCTTAACGAAAACGCAGCCACGGAAGAAGCAGACATTGTTGGCCCGGTATGCGAGAGCGGCGACTTCTTTGCTCGTTCACGCGCTTTGCTACAGACCGAGCAGGGCGACCTCATCGCCATCCTCGACGCGGGAGCTTACGGTCTCTCGCTCAGCTCCAACTACAACACGCGCGTTCGTCCGGCAGAGGTTCTCATCGAAGACGGAAAGGCACGCCTGATCCGCCGCCGCGAAATATACGAGGAGCTCTTCGCGCCGGAAATCTTCTAG
- a CDS encoding PspC domain-containing protein gives MYGPLIRPRYDRKVAGVCAAFARSYGWDPTVVRVVLLLLVLFGGGGILAYVVCWIVIPEEPLGMSYPPAYPGQYPPPPPPANYPPQYSQPYQGNTPPTPPVDPPAAS, from the coding sequence ATGTACGGTCCATTGATTCGTCCTCGTTATGACCGCAAGGTTGCTGGTGTCTGTGCTGCATTCGCTCGCTCTTATGGATGGGATCCCACCGTAGTCCGCGTGGTCCTGCTGCTGCTGGTGCTGTTCGGCGGTGGCGGAATCCTGGCGTACGTTGTGTGCTGGATCGTGATTCCGGAAGAACCGCTGGGTATGAGCTATCCGCCTGCATACCCCGGACAGTACCCACCTCCGCCCCCACCAGCGAATTATCCGCCGCAATACTCGCAGCCTTATCAGGGAAACACCCCGCCTACACCCCCTGTGGACCCGCCAGCAGCCTCGTAA
- a CDS encoding tetratricopeptide repeat protein has product MLRRASIHRFLPLAAAMLCCSLAVAQQDTKPAKKCKPKDSACNNAQSSPDASAPPQSMHDQFPFPTDDSKHGGDVEGTPSTPPAPAANPNSLPQMPTDPVPDPPASSEKPMHIPRGDDAGGSSSSSGSSSSSSSSSSSADDDSDVAPTTEAPNSPVKAAPLKNYGAKDSNEVIREKLDKTRVPDDIKVGKYYMDTGNTQGAYLRFKDAVGYDPEDPDARFYLAEAASKLKHRDEAVANYQECLKLDPGGDHDKASRRALTDLGVSTK; this is encoded by the coding sequence ATGTTGCGCCGTGCTTCCATCCACCGTTTTCTTCCGCTTGCCGCTGCAATGCTCTGCTGCAGTTTGGCCGTCGCACAGCAGGACACGAAACCCGCGAAGAAGTGCAAGCCCAAGGATAGTGCCTGCAATAACGCGCAGTCCTCACCGGACGCGTCCGCCCCACCGCAATCGATGCACGATCAGTTTCCCTTCCCGACAGACGACTCGAAACACGGTGGCGATGTGGAAGGAACACCTTCCACGCCTCCTGCTCCAGCCGCGAATCCAAACAGCCTGCCGCAGATGCCTACGGACCCCGTTCCCGATCCTCCAGCATCGTCAGAAAAGCCCATGCATATCCCCCGTGGTGATGATGCGGGAGGCTCCAGCTCGAGTTCCGGCTCCAGCAGTAGCAGCTCCAGTTCCTCCAGCTCAGCGGACGATGATAGCGACGTGGCGCCGACGACCGAAGCGCCCAACTCACCCGTGAAAGCTGCGCCTCTGAAGAACTACGGAGCGAAAGACAGTAACGAAGTCATCCGCGAGAAGCTAGACAAGACACGTGTCCCCGACGACATCAAGGTCGGCAAGTATTACATGGACACCGGCAACACGCAGGGCGCTTATCTACGCTTCAAAGACGCCGTCGGCTATGACCCCGAAGACCCTGACGCACGCTTCTACCTGGCTGAAGCAGCCTCGAAGCTGAAACATCGTGATGAAGCGGTGGCGAACTATCAGGAGTGCCTGAAGCTGGATCCCGGTGGCGACCACGACAAGGCATCGCGTCGTGCATTGACCGACCTCGGCGTTTCAACAAAGTAA
- a CDS encoding SET domain-containing protein gives MHLYPHRQLPYTRATMLPRLILRSSPVHGCGCYTLDSIRSGARVAEYDGPRMTKAEADERYADRDITYLFGVQDRDTVIDGFGTAMFINHCCEPNCQTEEDEEGHVYILALRNIAAGEELTYEYHLYDSDEDDQPCYCSTDACRGTMFSEAEVRRRKKLGLPMTLKKPARRK, from the coding sequence GTGCACCTGTATCCTCACCGGCAATTGCCGTATACTCGCGCAACGATGCTCCCACGGTTGATTCTTCGCTCCTCCCCAGTCCACGGCTGCGGCTGTTACACCCTTGACTCCATTCGTAGCGGCGCGCGCGTGGCGGAATACGACGGCCCGCGCATGACCAAAGCCGAGGCAGACGAGCGTTATGCTGACCGCGACATCACCTATCTTTTCGGCGTACAAGACCGCGATACCGTGATCGACGGTTTTGGAACGGCGATGTTTATCAACCATTGCTGCGAGCCAAACTGCCAGACGGAAGAGGACGAAGAGGGCCACGTGTACATCCTGGCGCTGCGGAACATTGCTGCCGGTGAGGAACTGACCTACGAGTACCACCTCTACGACTCCGACGAAGACGATCAGCCCTGCTACTGCAGCACCGATGCCTGCCGGGGAACCATGTTCAGCGAGGCGGAAGTGCGGCGACGGAAGAAGTTGGGACTGCCCATGACACTGAAGAAGCCGGCGCGCCGCAAGTAG